Proteins from a single region of Congzhengia minquanensis:
- a CDS encoding helix-turn-helix domain-containing protein, with product MNKYIPPDFETIKNAVAADTVAMQKILAHYNAYILYFAKQNDIVNYVYAEEIRAKLMKAILKFEIDR from the coding sequence ATGAATAAATATATTCCGCCCGACTTTGAAACAATCAAAAATGCCGTTGCCGCCGATACAGTTGCTATGCAAAAAATATTAGCGCATTATAACGCATATATTCTGTATTTTGCAAAACAGAACGATATTGTCAATTATGTGTATGCGGAAGAAATACGGGCAAAGCTGATGAAAGCGATATTAAAATTTGAAATTGACAGATAA
- a CDS encoding TnpV protein, with the protein MHENQRLLYPLISLNPNHKNTFIKELVAKQYIIEELKANDQFAWISTMEQFKHTAEEIMLNEYAYKVLK; encoded by the coding sequence ATGCACGAAAATCAGAGATTGCTATATCCCCTAATATCTCTGAACCCGAATCATAAGAATACATTCATCAAAGAATTGGTTGCTAAACAATATATAATTGAAGAACTCAAAGCAAACGACCAATTCGCTTGGATTTCTACTATGGAGCAGTTTAAACATACTGCAGAAGAAATTATGTTGAATGAATATGCATATAAAGTCCTAAAATAA
- a CDS encoding RloB family protein, which produces MNKYKRKAPSLELRDKVLVLCGGKTEEIYFNKFKQKYKSGLKNVTVKITTCKYSNPIAIVDEAISLQNDFDEIWCVFDKDDFKDFDEAIKKSSRYPKVNCAFSNEAIEYWFTLYFSNKIGPINRKKLNEMISKQFGIEYDKSNAIIERVCEKLSAFNIQTAEECAKRGYEYHELNSSKNYSDWRSCTSVFMLTKRLRKWNEAKR; this is translated from the coding sequence ATGAACAAATACAAAAGAAAGGCTCCCTCACTTGAATTGCGAGACAAAGTGCTGGTACTTTGCGGCGGTAAGACAGAAGAAATTTATTTTAATAAATTCAAACAGAAGTACAAGTCCGGCTTGAAAAATGTTACGGTAAAGATTACTACATGTAAGTACAGTAATCCAATTGCAATTGTCGATGAAGCTATATCTTTGCAAAATGATTTTGATGAAATATGGTGTGTATTCGATAAAGATGATTTTAAGGACTTTGATGAGGCAATCAAAAAATCGTCACGTTATCCGAAGGTCAACTGTGCATTTTCAAATGAGGCTATTGAATATTGGTTTACGTTATATTTTTCAAACAAAATTGGTCCGATAAACCGCAAAAAGCTAAACGAAATGATAAGTAAACAGTTTGGCATCGAGTACGATAAAAGCAACGCAATTATTGAGCGTGTTTGTGAAAAACTATCTGCTTTTAACATTCAAACTGCTGAGGAATGCGCCAAGCGTGGATATGAGTATCACGAGTTAAACTCAAGTAAAAACTATTCCGATTGGCGCTCCTGCACATCGGTGTTTATGCTGACAAAACGGTTAAGAAAATGGAATGAGGCAAAAAGATAA
- a CDS encoding AAA family ATPase, with the protein MLVGFTFENFASFYNNTEFAMTVSGNDSRYKELNTFSTPHGELLKSCFMYGANGSGKTNFIGALAFMKYIVTAELDVQSRIISKPNHFLFNNVSKDKPTSFSIAFIIEGILYDYGFSVLNNKIIKEYLDKKDKRTVNVFTRSGSNFETIKINSKEFKNVEHVIKNTREDVLFLSWANFCNNEMAMKIYKWFEAIQIFDADDTNQLLSVTVNYMEEHENGKKDIVELMNKLGIPIYDFEMEITDDKMSETLMAALKKSYKEKFKNMMNVKNIDLKVKQRVYDKDWDNYTISDFGFELESAGTKKLFEIAGPIISAINNGSVVLIDEIDARLHPSLVRQLVMMFNSLSQNPNNAQLICNTHDVTLLDEDIRRDQIYFLEKDEYGVSKLYSLCDFKGIRKDSKILKQYLLGVYGALPNIKDSSING; encoded by the coding sequence ATGTTAGTTGGATTTACATTTGAAAACTTTGCATCATTTTATAATAATACGGAATTTGCGATGACCGTAAGCGGTAATGACAGTAGATATAAGGAATTGAATACATTTTCAACGCCACATGGAGAACTTCTTAAAAGTTGCTTTATGTACGGTGCTAATGGCAGCGGAAAAACAAACTTTATTGGCGCGCTGGCATTTATGAAATATATTGTAACCGCAGAATTAGATGTTCAATCTCGCATTATATCAAAACCGAATCACTTTCTTTTTAACAATGTATCCAAAGATAAGCCGACAAGCTTTTCGATAGCATTTATTATTGAAGGAATTTTGTATGATTATGGTTTTTCGGTATTGAATAACAAAATAATCAAGGAATATCTTGATAAAAAAGATAAAAGAACGGTTAATGTATTTACTCGCAGCGGAAGCAATTTTGAAACTATAAAAATCAATTCAAAAGAATTTAAAAATGTCGAACACGTTATTAAAAATACTCGTGAAGATGTGCTATTCCTTTCATGGGCAAACTTCTGTAATAATGAGATGGCTATGAAAATTTATAAATGGTTTGAGGCGATTCAAATTTTTGATGCTGATGATACCAACCAGCTTTTATCTGTCACTGTTAATTATATGGAAGAACACGAAAATGGCAAAAAAGATATTGTTGAGCTTATGAATAAGCTCGGTATCCCAATTTACGATTTTGAAATGGAAATAACAGATGATAAGATGAGTGAAACGCTTATGGCAGCGCTTAAGAAAAGTTATAAAGAAAAATTTAAAAATATGATGAATGTCAAAAATATTGACTTGAAAGTGAAGCAGAGGGTTTACGACAAGGATTGGGATAATTACACAATATCTGATTTCGGATTTGAATTAGAATCTGCCGGAACAAAAAAACTTTTTGAAATTGCAGGACCAATTATTTCTGCCATAAATAACGGAAGCGTGGTGTTAATTGATGAAATAGACGCACGGCTGCATCCGTCATTGGTGCGCCAATTAGTAATGATGTTTAATTCACTCAGCCAAAATCCCAATAACGCCCAGCTTATCTGCAACACACACGATGTAACCTTGCTTGATGAAGATATTCGCAGAGATCAGATATATTTCCTTGAAAAAGATGAATATGGCGTAAGTAAACTCTACAGCCTTTGCGATTTTAAAGGTATAAGAAAAGACAGTAAAATTTTAAAACAATATTTACTCGGTGTGTATGGCGCCTTGCCTAACATTAAGGATTCGAGCATTAACGGTTAA
- a CDS encoding polysaccharide deacetylase family protein → MKLNMRFPDGKPKALTFSYDDGVYQDLRLISIFNQYGLKGTFNLNSGSFGQMPGDRKSGRMTKEDVVSAYKDSGHEVAVHAFTHPHLEQLPIDQATKEILADRENLEELFHTIVRGGAYPFGSYSDEVVDILKNCGIRYFRTTASTEQFTIPIDWLRLPATCHHKNKRLMELAQEFVTDSPDLKEGWRREPWLFYVWGHSYEFDQNTKDNNWDLIERFAEFVSGKEDVWYATNIEIYDYVTAFRSLEISLSEKIIHNPTAHTIFFEYETEKHQINPGATICFA, encoded by the coding sequence ATGAAACTGAACATGCGGTTTCCAGACGGAAAGCCAAAGGCCCTGACCTTTAGCTATGACGACGGTGTTTATCAGGATTTGCGGTTGATTTCTATTTTTAATCAATATGGGCTGAAAGGAACGTTTAATTTAAACAGCGGAAGTTTTGGCCAAATGCCGGGTGACCGGAAAAGTGGAAGAATGACAAAGGAAGACGTGGTTTCGGCCTATAAGGACTCGGGCCACGAGGTAGCGGTGCACGCCTTTACCCATCCGCATTTAGAACAGCTTCCGATTGACCAGGCCACAAAGGAGATTTTAGCAGACCGGGAGAACCTGGAAGAACTGTTCCACACAATTGTCCGCGGCGGCGCGTATCCGTTTGGAAGTTACAGTGATGAGGTTGTGGATATATTGAAAAACTGCGGGATTCGGTATTTTCGGACAACGGCTTCTACGGAGCAGTTTACCATTCCGATAGACTGGCTGCGGCTGCCCGCCACCTGCCACCACAAGAACAAACGTCTGATGGAACTGGCGCAGGAATTTGTAACCGACTCACCGGATTTGAAAGAAGGCTGGCGGCGTGAGCCCTGGCTGTTTTATGTTTGGGGACACAGCTATGAGTTTGACCAGAACACAAAAGACAACAACTGGGACTTGATAGAACGGTTCGCTGAATTTGTCAGCGGAAAAGAGGACGTGTGGTACGCTACCAATATTGAAATTTACGACTATGTTACGGCGTTTCGCAGCCTTGAAATCAGCTTGAGCGAGAAAATAATACATAATCCTACCGCACATACGATATTTTTTGAGTATGAGACAGAAAAACACCAGATCAACCCAGGTGCAACTATTTGTTTTGCATAA
- a CDS encoding DegV family protein, producing the protein MAYEIITDSSSNLSKSMIKEIGVRILPLSFFIGNEEYKGYREDEEFDYASFYEKLRSKENVKTSLVNTDMFIDEFEKVLEDGKDVLAILMSSGISGTYQAAKIAADTVRERFPDRQVIVIDSLSASIGHGLLVYYAAKLREAGRTVEEAADWVYKNRLKMVHQFTVDDLFFLKRGGRLSGGVAIIGTILQVKPVMHVDNEGRLIVQDKVNGRKKSLNAMFEIFKKNVKDPQNQVIAICHGDCLKDAEYLADKIRTETEVKDIIINFCDPVIGAHSGPGTLALFYMGEAR; encoded by the coding sequence ATGGCTTATGAAATTATAACAGATTCATCATCAAACCTCAGCAAAAGCATGATTAAAGAAATTGGCGTGCGTATTTTACCATTGTCTTTTTTCATCGGAAACGAGGAATATAAAGGCTATAGAGAAGATGAAGAATTTGATTATGCTTCATTTTATGAAAAACTTAGAAGCAAAGAGAATGTGAAAACTTCGCTTGTCAATACCGATATGTTTATAGACGAATTCGAGAAAGTTTTAGAAGACGGAAAAGATGTGCTGGCAATTTTAATGTCCAGCGGCATCAGCGGCACCTATCAGGCTGCCAAAATTGCGGCGGACACGGTGCGCGAGCGTTTTCCCGACCGGCAGGTTATCGTGATTGATTCGCTGTCGGCCTCTATTGGACACGGACTTTTGGTATATTATGCCGCCAAGCTTCGGGAGGCGGGAAGAACTGTTGAAGAAGCGGCAGACTGGGTTTATAAAAACCGCTTAAAAATGGTGCATCAGTTCACGGTAGATGATTTGTTCTTTTTAAAACGCGGCGGGCGGCTTTCCGGCGGCGTTGCAATTATTGGCACCATTTTGCAGGTGAAGCCGGTGATGCATGTGGATAACGAGGGCCGTTTGATTGTGCAGGATAAGGTAAACGGCAGAAAAAAATCGTTAAACGCCATGTTTGAAATCTTTAAAAAGAACGTGAAAGACCCGCAAAACCAGGTTATTGCCATCTGTCACGGTGACTGTTTAAAGGATGCGGAATATCTTGCGGACAAAATCAGAACAGAAACAGAAGTGAAAGACATTATTATAAACTTTTGCGACCCGGTGATTGGAGCACATTCAGGACCGGGAACACTTGCCCTGTTTTATATGGGGGAAGCGCGTTAA
- a CDS encoding DUF1836 domain-containing protein, with amino-acid sequence MKYSKERLTEIFTEGERLLKEYHLPTWDELPTIELYMDQVIILLSNYLGIFSAVSNDDKIITPTMINNYVKQKIIPAPVKKKYSKMHLAYLIIVCILKQTLSISMISKIIPPDLNEEEITAVYASFVKNQAKAFTYVTEQITAVAQPILSLTENNQDRMNDLVLQVAISANIFKLLTGWIASMQDNGETHS; translated from the coding sequence ATGAAATATAGCAAGGAGCGCCTGACAGAAATTTTCACTGAGGGCGAGCGCCTGTTAAAAGAATATCATTTGCCGACCTGGGACGAGCTGCCGACCATTGAGCTCTACATGGACCAGGTTATTATATTGTTAAGCAACTATTTGGGCATTTTCAGCGCCGTTTCAAACGACGATAAAATTATCACGCCCACCATGATTAATAACTATGTAAAACAAAAAATCATTCCTGCTCCGGTGAAAAAGAAATATTCTAAAATGCATTTGGCCTATTTAATTATTGTCTGCATTTTAAAGCAGACACTGAGCATTTCCATGATTTCGAAAATCATTCCGCCGGATTTGAACGAAGAGGAAATCACTGCAGTTTACGCCTCATTCGTAAAAAACCAGGCAAAAGCCTTTACCTATGTGACAGAACAGATTACGGCAGTGGCCCAGCCTATTTTGTCCCTCACGGAAAACAACCAGGACAGAATGAACGATTTGGTGCTGCAGGTGGCCATTTCTGCCAACATTTTCAAGCTGCTCACCGGCTGGATTGCCAGCATGCAGGACAATGGCGAAACACATTCTTAA
- a CDS encoding NAD(P)/FAD-dependent oxidoreductase, with translation MNTDVVIIGAGPAGIFTAIEMLRRGSKQKIVIVEKGQSIENRRCPKDKTKQCVGCKPYCHITTGFSGAGAFSDGKLSLSYEVGGDLPSIIGEEFAQETIDYTDKIYLEFGADEHVEGLGNTEAVKDIRKRAIQAGLKLVDCPIRHLGTEKAQDIYLAIEKYLLANGVEILFGHQCINVILEGDVCRGVTVSDGKKNFDIFSSHTVVATGRRGADWLEKICAEHNIAHQPGTVDIGVRVEVRNEVIEKVNQVLYESKLIGYPKPFKNKVRTFCQNPGGFVSQENYDDDLAVVNGHSYKELKSDNTNLAILCSHNFSEPFNQPIAYAQKVGELTNMLGAGHILVQRFGDILDGKRTWQKELAQSNLKPTLPDAVAGDITAAMPYRAMINIINFIQAMDEVVPGFASDETLLYSPELKFYSNRVKMDKNLNTNIGGLHCLGDSSGWTRGLMMASVMGVLMGRQLSDET, from the coding sequence ATGAATACAGATGTTGTGATAATCGGCGCCGGCCCGGCCGGAATTTTTACCGCCATTGAGATGCTGCGCCGGGGCAGCAAACAAAAAATTGTGATTGTGGAAAAGGGGCAGTCTATTGAAAACAGACGCTGCCCAAAGGATAAAACAAAGCAGTGCGTGGGGTGCAAGCCCTACTGTCACATTACAACGGGCTTTTCCGGCGCAGGCGCTTTTTCTGACGGAAAGCTTTCTCTCTCCTATGAAGTGGGCGGAGACTTGCCCTCAATCATTGGCGAAGAATTCGCCCAGGAAACCATTGACTATACGGATAAAATATATTTGGAATTTGGCGCGGACGAACATGTGGAAGGATTAGGCAATACAGAAGCAGTGAAGGATATTCGCAAACGCGCTATCCAAGCCGGATTAAAGCTTGTAGACTGCCCGATCCGCCATTTGGGCACAGAAAAAGCCCAGGATATATATCTAGCCATTGAGAAATATCTTTTGGCAAACGGCGTAGAGATTTTGTTTGGCCACCAGTGTATCAATGTAATTTTAGAAGGCGACGTGTGCCGCGGCGTAACGGTTTCAGACGGCAAGAAAAATTTTGATATTTTTTCTTCCCACACCGTCGTTGCCACAGGGCGTAGGGGCGCCGACTGGCTGGAAAAAATCTGTGCTGAGCACAACATTGCCCATCAACCCGGAACTGTTGACATTGGCGTTCGCGTTGAGGTTAGAAACGAAGTTATTGAAAAGGTGAACCAGGTACTTTATGAGTCGAAGCTTATTGGCTATCCCAAACCTTTTAAAAACAAGGTACGCACGTTCTGCCAAAACCCCGGCGGGTTTGTCAGCCAGGAAAACTATGACGACGATTTGGCTGTGGTGAACGGCCATTCTTATAAAGAACTGAAGTCAGACAACACAAATCTTGCCATTTTGTGTTCCCACAACTTTTCCGAGCCATTTAATCAACCCATTGCTTATGCACAAAAGGTGGGCGAATTGACCAACATGCTGGGTGCAGGCCATATTTTGGTTCAGCGTTTCGGCGACATTTTAGACGGAAAACGCACCTGGCAGAAAGAGCTGGCCCAGTCCAACCTGAAACCCACTTTGCCGGACGCGGTGGCCGGCGACATCACAGCGGCAATGCCCTATCGCGCCATGATTAACATAATTAATTTTATTCAGGCCATGGATGAAGTTGTGCCGGGCTTTGCATCCGACGAAACGCTTCTGTATTCGCCTGAACTCAAATTTTACAGCAACCGTGTGAAGATGGACAAAAACCTCAACACAAACATCGGCGGGCTGCACTGTCTGGGCGATTCCAGCGGCTGGACGCGGGGGCTTATGATGGCGTCTGTTATGGGTGTATTGATGGGTCGGCAGCTGTCAGACGAAACTTAA
- a CDS encoding TVP38/TMEM64 family protein: MKKFFENRMVLNVLRTLPVVLTLAAVVFLFVSGGKFSPEDILSHSPSTPIFIVLFILILYALKSLSVFFPVIVLQVAVGLLFQSFWAVLLNIAGMAVAFALPYAIGYYSGAAMVTKLLDKHPKVADMIEKQRGSDFFISFFLRIIGFLPVDLVSMYLGSVKTDFMKFMTGSLAGVLPGVIAATIAGTSITDPTSPTFIISLSIALLLSAASFIGNALYQKRKKQYGNEK; encoded by the coding sequence TTGAAAAAGTTTTTTGAAAATAGAATGGTTTTAAACGTCCTGCGCACACTTCCCGTCGTTCTGACGCTGGCGGCGGTGGTTTTCCTTTTTGTGTCCGGCGGCAAGTTTTCGCCAGAGGATATTTTATCCCACTCCCCTTCCACGCCGATTTTCATTGTGCTGTTTATTTTAATTTTATACGCATTAAAAAGCCTTTCTGTGTTCTTTCCCGTCATTGTGCTGCAAGTGGCAGTGGGGCTGTTATTCCAGTCCTTTTGGGCGGTTTTGTTAAACATTGCAGGCATGGCGGTGGCATTTGCGCTGCCCTACGCCATTGGCTATTATTCCGGCGCGGCAATGGTGACAAAGCTTTTGGACAAACACCCAAAGGTGGCAGACATGATTGAAAAACAGCGCGGCAGTGATTTTTTCATTTCCTTTTTTCTTCGCATAATTGGTTTTTTACCCGTCGACCTGGTCAGCATGTATTTGGGCTCGGTGAAAACCGATTTTATGAAGTTTATGACCGGAAGCCTTGCCGGCGTGCTTCCAGGCGTTATTGCGGCAACCATTGCGGGAACGAGCATCACAGACCCAACCTCCCCCACATTTATTATATCGCTGAGCATTGCACTGTTGCTTTCTGCCGCTTCTTTTATCGGAAACGCACTCTATCAGAAAAGGAAAAAACAATATGGGAACGAAAAATAA
- the cls gene encoding cardiolipin synthase yields the protein MGTKNNRMRHSWFGPLFRKRLLIILMLLVKIAFLIFLTAFTSRYFIVLQWVFVAVSIYVALCLVMQRFKGAYKFTWVFLILLFPLFGGLFYLFFTNQSSTRRIKRILKKTYAKTRGLFRLPENTYHGEVPSNFKPQIRYLESYAGFPAFGRTKTQYLPTGEDMFEHLIAELKKAEKYIFLEYFIIHQGKMWNTILDILEEKAKCGVDVRIIYDDFGCFWILPKNYCQTLKNKGISCAVFNPFKPLLTTSQNNRDHRKIAVIDGKTAFTGGNNLADEYINEIEKFGYWKDTAVKVTGDAAWSFALIFLQQWSVCTQQQENYEAFYPWNETACDIADDGIVVPFADSPMDLENVYEQVYLQIINNAKEYVYITTPYLIIDDNMVTALTLAAKSGVDVRILTPHIWDKRVVHFTTQSYYKTLLDEGVKIYEFTSGFVHAKTIVSDDQVAVVGSANLDYRSLYLQFECGVLLLNSSAVNQMRDDFLNMLRSSGEILSEDCACGRIKSFVQKVVRLFAPLM from the coding sequence ATGGGAACGAAAAATAATCGCATGCGGCACAGCTGGTTTGGGCCGCTGTTTCGCAAACGTCTGTTAATCATTTTAATGCTGCTGGTGAAAATTGCCTTTTTAATTTTTTTAACAGCATTTACCAGCAGATATTTTATTGTGCTTCAGTGGGTCTTTGTTGCCGTCAGCATTTATGTGGCGCTTTGTCTTGTCATGCAGCGCTTTAAAGGAGCTTATAAATTTACCTGGGTGTTTTTAATTTTGCTGTTCCCATTATTCGGCGGATTGTTCTATTTGTTTTTTACAAACCAGTCCTCCACCAGACGTATCAAAAGAATTTTGAAAAAAACCTATGCCAAAACCCGCGGGCTGTTTCGGCTTCCTGAAAACACATACCATGGCGAGGTACCCAGCAACTTTAAGCCTCAAATCCGCTATTTAGAGTCCTATGCGGGTTTTCCTGCGTTTGGTCGCACAAAAACGCAATATCTTCCAACCGGGGAGGATATGTTTGAGCATCTCATAGCAGAGCTGAAAAAAGCGGAAAAATATATTTTTTTGGAATATTTTATTATCCATCAGGGGAAAATGTGGAACACCATTTTAGATATTTTAGAAGAAAAGGCGAAATGCGGCGTAGACGTGCGGATTATTTACGACGACTTTGGCTGTTTTTGGATTTTGCCGAAAAATTATTGTCAGACTCTAAAGAATAAGGGCATATCCTGTGCGGTTTTTAACCCCTTCAAGCCACTACTGACCACCAGCCAGAACAACCGAGACCACCGTAAAATTGCAGTGATTGACGGAAAAACTGCTTTTACAGGCGGCAATAATCTGGCAGACGAATATATCAATGAAATTGAAAAATTTGGTTATTGGAAGGACACGGCAGTGAAAGTAACAGGTGACGCAGCGTGGAGCTTTGCTTTAATCTTTTTGCAGCAGTGGTCGGTGTGCACCCAGCAGCAGGAGAATTATGAGGCGTTTTATCCCTGGAACGAAACAGCCTGCGACATTGCAGACGACGGCATTGTGGTTCCCTTTGCAGACAGCCCCATGGATTTAGAAAACGTTTACGAACAGGTTTATCTTCAGATTATAAACAACGCGAAAGAATATGTATATATCACCACGCCCTATCTGATTATCGATGACAATATGGTAACTGCACTGACGCTAGCCGCAAAAAGCGGCGTGGACGTGCGGATTTTAACGCCCCACATCTGGGACAAGCGCGTTGTTCATTTCACAACCCAGTCTTATTATAAGACGCTGTTAGACGAGGGTGTAAAAATTTATGAGTTTACCAGCGGCTTTGTTCATGCAAAAACTATTGTTTCCGACGACCAGGTGGCAGTGGTCGGCTCAGCTAACTTAGATTACAGAAGCCTTTACCTGCAGTTTGAATGCGGCGTTCTGCTGCTAAACAGTTCTGCTGTGAACCAGATGCGGGACGACTTTTTGAACATGTTAAGGTCAAGCGGTGAAATTTTGTCGGAGGACTGCGCCTGCGGGCGCATAAAATCTTTTGTGCAGAAAGTTGTCCGCCTGTTTGCGCCCCTCATGTAA
- a CDS encoding Sapep family Mn(2+)-dependent dipeptidase codes for MTLTDRIDEFLVVHKSEIIHDLKHLIQIPSVKEAAAPGAPNGAPCAMALNASAKLFQRMGLKTKIFENSGYALAEFGQGDKTIGLFSHCDVVPAGGGWIYTEPFVPIEKSGFIVGRGAEDNKSGVVASVYAVKAIQELGFSLNSKLAVFVGSDEESGMSDADAFVREQNMPDVSLVPDNSFPVYVGEKGTMRFFAQCGDLFQQVRSVSGGSAFNVVLDEVCVTITYTDALQKELTERAEQNGKIQIKQRGNELILTAMGVSKHASAPEGSENALFCAANLLKSCSELPQADRNIFSAVTELLKGFYGEPFGIKHQDKNFGRLTCANGIAKMDNGRLALSFDIRYGTEADGKTIIDNINRVLTSKNWGMTELENRAGFNNDAEKEVVNALLAAYQTVSGDYGAKPQYSAGATYAAHLKNAFSVGTCAPYKFKLPETLPQGHGGIHQKDEMLHIAGFLEGIKILILMILNADKAIHK; via the coding sequence TTGACGCTGACTGATCGGATAGACGAATTTCTTGTAGTTCACAAAAGCGAGATTATTCATGATTTAAAACATTTAATTCAAATACCCTCGGTAAAAGAAGCGGCGGCGCCCGGCGCGCCGAACGGCGCACCCTGTGCCATGGCATTAAATGCTTCTGCTAAACTTTTTCAGCGTATGGGACTAAAAACTAAGATTTTTGAAAACAGCGGATATGCATTGGCAGAGTTCGGCCAGGGGGACAAAACAATCGGTCTTTTCTCCCACTGCGACGTGGTGCCTGCAGGAGGCGGCTGGATTTACACAGAACCCTTTGTTCCAATTGAGAAAAGTGGTTTTATTGTGGGCAGGGGAGCAGAGGATAACAAATCTGGCGTGGTTGCCTCGGTCTATGCGGTGAAAGCAATTCAGGAGCTGGGGTTTTCTTTAAACAGCAAGCTTGCTGTGTTTGTGGGTTCTGATGAAGAAAGCGGAATGAGCGATGCCGATGCCTTTGTAAGGGAACAAAACATGCCGGATGTGTCCTTAGTTCCGGACAACTCGTTCCCTGTTTATGTAGGGGAAAAGGGCACAATGCGCTTTTTTGCGCAGTGCGGTGATCTGTTCCAGCAAGTGCGCAGTGTCAGCGGAGGCTCGGCCTTTAACGTAGTTTTAGATGAGGTTTGCGTGACCATAACTTATACAGACGCGCTGCAAAAGGAATTAACAGAACGGGCGGAACAGAATGGAAAAATTCAGATAAAGCAGAGGGGCAACGAGCTGATTTTAACGGCAATGGGCGTTTCAAAACACGCCTCTGCTCCCGAAGGCTCTGAAAATGCGCTGTTTTGTGCGGCAAACCTTTTAAAAAGCTGTTCTGAATTGCCTCAGGCGGACAGAAATATTTTCAGCGCAGTTACAGAACTTTTAAAGGGGTTTTATGGAGAGCCATTTGGCATTAAGCACCAGGATAAAAATTTTGGCAGGCTCACCTGCGCCAATGGAATTGCAAAAATGGACAATGGACGGTTAGCGTTAAGCTTTGATATCCGCTACGGAACAGAAGCTGACGGCAAAACCATTATTGATAACATCAACCGTGTGCTTACAAGCAAAAATTGGGGCATGACGGAACTGGAAAACAGAGCGGGTTTTAACAATGATGCGGAGAAAGAAGTTGTAAATGCTCTGCTTGCCGCCTATCAAACGGTTAGCGGCGACTATGGAGCAAAGCCGCAATACAGCGCCGGCGCAACCTATGCGGCACATTTAAAAAATGCTTTCAGCGTGGGGACCTGTGCTCCTTATAAATTTAAGCTGCCTGAAACTTTACCTCAGGGGCATGGCGGAATTCACCAGAAGGACGAAATGCTGCACATAGCGGGATTTTTAGAGGGAATTAAAATTTTAATTTTGATGATTCTAAACGCTGATAAAGCAATTCATAAATAA